The proteins below come from a single Malus sylvestris chromosome 3, drMalSylv7.2, whole genome shotgun sequence genomic window:
- the LOC126614220 gene encoding aluminum-activated malate transporter 2-like: MVSSNHENAKESPALPKRQRGKIVGFALRLKELGKDDPRKIIHSFKVGLALTLVSLFYYFKPLYEGFGLAAMWAILTVVVVFEFSVGATLGRGLNRMLATLTAGALGIGAHRLATLSGETGEPILVALFVFIIAGIVTFLRFIPQIKARYDYGMLVFILTFCLISVSGYRDEEVIEMGFERLSSIVLGSCASVVVCTFICPVWIGVDLHNQIATNIEKLGIFLEGFGDEYFKISEDGQPINKSSSLQRYKSVLTSGSKEESMANLARWEPCHGKFRFRHPWKEYLKVGNVTRQCAFKIESLNNYLTSEIQSPPEVRNIIKGECTVISSECGKALKELASVIRKMTESSAAELHITNSKAAAEKLKSVIRSSLCKHGDYLEIIQAGAVASLLFEVVKCTEEVADAAQKLASLAHFKNAKPRVTPEKQELPSQEAVKQVSGINGAHHVITINLSQSLPGSENSSPPVLAPRIELCTLG; encoded by the exons atGGTCTCTTCAAATCATGAGAATGCTAAAGAATCCCCAGCCTTGCCCAAAAGACAAAGGGGAAAAATAGTTGGATTTGCCTTGAGGCTGAAGGAACTAGGAAAGGATGACCCAAGAAAGATTATTCATTCTTTTAAAGTGGGACTAGCTCTCACTTTGGTGTCACTCTTCTACTATTTTAAACCACTCTATGAAGGTTTTGGTCTTGCTGCAATGTGGGCTATTTTAACTGTTGTGGTTGTGTTTGAATTTTCTGTTG GAGCAACACTAGGAAGAGGTTTGAATAGAATGTTGGCAACTTTAACAGCTGGTGCTCTTGGCATTGGGGCTCATCGCTTAGCAACTCTTTCTGGAGAAACAGGGGAGCCTATACTAGTTGCTCTCTTTGTTTTTATAATAG CTGGAATAGTGACATTCCTGAGATTCATTCCCCAAATTAAGGCGAGGTATGATTATGGAATGCTGGTATTCATATTGACATTCTGCTTGATTTCGGTGTCTGGTTATCGGGATGAAGAGGTGATAGAAATGGGATTTGAGAGGCTATCTTCAATAGTCCTTGGAAGCTGTGCTTCTGTAGTTGTATGCACTTTCATATGTCCGGTATGGATTGGGGTGGATCTTCACAATCAGATTGCTACCAACATCGAAAAGCTTGGGATTTTCTTAGAAG GATTTGGAGATGAATACTTTAAAATATCTGAGGATGGACAGCCTATAAACAAGTCATCATCTCTTCAGCGATATAAAAGTGTTCTAACTTCAGGTAGCAAGGAAGAAAGCATG GCCAATTTGGCAAGATGGGAACCATGCCACGGAAAGTTCAGATTTCGTCATCCATGGAAAGAGTACCTGAAAGTTGGGAATGTAACTCGCCAATGCGCTTTCAAAATTGAATCTCTCAACAACTACCTGACCTCTGAGATCCAA TCACCACCAGAAGTTCGAAATATAATTAAAGGGGAATGCACAGTTATTAGCTCAGAATGTGGGAAAGCATTGAAGGAACTAGCATCTGTGATCCGAAAAATGACTGAATCATCAGCAGCAGAACTTCACATTACAAACTCAAAAGCAGCTGCTGAAAAGCTCAAATCTGTAATCAGATCAAGTTTGTGTAAACATGGAGATTACCTAGAGATAATACAAGCTGGAGCAGTAGCTTCTCTACTGTTTGAAGTTGTCAAATGTACAGAGGAAGTTGCTGATGCTGCTCAAAAACTAGCATCCCTAGCACATTTTAAGAATGCTAAACCTAGAGTAACCCCAGAGAAGCAAGAATTACCTTCACAAGAAGCTGTAAAGCAAGTATCAGGCATCAATGGGGCACATCATGTTATAACGATAAATTTGTCTCAAAGTTTACCCGGAAGTGAGAATTCGTCCCCACCAGTACTGGCTCCAAGAATTGAATtgtgcactttgggatga